The Apium graveolens cultivar Ventura chromosome 6, ASM990537v1, whole genome shotgun sequence genome contains a region encoding:
- the LOC141663841 gene encoding uncharacterized protein LOC141663841 isoform X1, protein MSIKVVNKLTDKAFEDISRCFKEMLPEGNKIPENYYQTRKLLCEVGLGYEQIDVCRYDCSIFYGDNANVLSCPVCQCSRYIRNKIPHKRLRWFPLKDRLKHLFSSKHTSKDMRWHKEVRKLEPGILRHPADGMAWKHFDNAYPDFSADSRSVRMGLASDGFNPFSNLTSTYSLWPVILIPYNMPPWASPNGTNYLMSLLIPGPKSPGKYYDVFLKPLIEELKELWDGVDAYDSYGGCIFKLRAAVLWTISDFPGYAYLSGWSTAGKLACPVCLEDTRSRRITDKQCFTGHRCYLNANHSWRKSREYDGSRELRGTPRTFTGDDILKQLEEVPNKCCKVVPCTRDGCLRQNGIWDCTSIMLETWHDQMVLLLRLILWTKLEHRNILQERGLPNSDIEIKQREEFPLWFQKKVSKMQVKKSRIVSDDLYSLSQDPLERYNSYQSCIVNGVRFRCKAYDDALRTQCSGVCTEGDHDSDDIVYYGTLTEILQLSYQFNRKVFLFRCKWYNSNPKGRSIYVDNNMTSVNTSTDWYPTEPFILATQAQQVFYLRDIKRGSDWRFVQKVNHRNLYDIPELCEVSNYQPSNDVFQEEESIQLPPFKPIEDLIESSSLVRKDVASLSVSGELVDKLIVNNEKQPSYEEDDSEETELSEGYDDGDIFLNDSEILCSSDDDSDETFDTESDA, encoded by the exons ATGAGTATCAAGGTGGTTAATAAATTAACAGATAAAGCATTTGAGGATATTTCAAGGTGTTTTAAAGAGATGTTGCCTGAAGGAAATAAAATTCCGGAGAATTATTACCAAACAAGGAAGCTTCTTTGTGAAGTAGGTTTGGGATATGAGCAAATTGACGTATGTAGGTATGATTGTTCTATATTTTATGGTGATaatgcaaatgttttatcatgtCCAGTGTGTCAATGTAGTCGTTATATACGAAATAAGATCCCGCATAAACGACTTAGATGGTTTCCTCTAAAAGATCGATTAAAGCATTTGTTTAGTTCAAAACATACTTCAAAAGACATGCGATGGCATAAAGAAGTACGTAAATTGGAACCAGGTATATTACGTCATCCGGCTGATGGGATGGCATGGAAGCATTTCGATAATGCATACCCTGATTTTTCTGCAGATTCTAGGAGTGTGAGAATGGGATTGGCATCAGATGGGTTCAACCCTTTTTCAAACTTAACATCAACTTATAGTTTGTGGCCTGTGATATTAATTCCTTATAATATGCCACCTTGGGCTTCACCAAACGGTACAAATTATCTCATGTCTCTATTAATTCCAGGACCAAAATCACCCGGAAAATACTATGATGTGTTCTTGAAACCACTAATTGAAGAGCTCAAAGAGTTATGGGATGGAGTTGATGCATATGATTCATATGGTGGGTGTATATTCAAACTTAGGGCGGCGGTATTGTGGACAATCAGTGATTTTCCAGGTTATGCATACTTGTCGGGATGGAGCACTGCTGGAAAATTAGCATGTCCCGTGTGTTTGGAAGATACAAGATCTAGAAGAATAACTGACAAACAATGTTTCACAGGGCATCGATGTTATTTAAATGCAAACCATTCTTGGAGAAAGAGCAGAGAATATGATGGATCCCGTGAGTTACGAGGTACTCCGAGAACTTTTACAGGCGATGACATTTTAAAACAACTGGAGGAAGTCCCG AACAAGTGTTGCAAGGTGGTCCCGTGCACTCGAGATGGATGTTTGAGACAGAACGGCATATGGGATTGTACAAGCATTATGTTAGAAACATGGCACGACCAGATGGTTCTATTGCTGAGGCTTATATTGTGGACGAAGCT TGAACACAGGAACATTTTGCAAGAGAGAGGCCTTCCAAATTCAGATATTGAAATTAAACAAAGAGAGGAATTTCCATTATGGTTCCAGAAGAAG GTGTCAAAAATGCAAGTGAAAAAATCAAGGATTGTTAGTGATGATTTGTACTCTTTATCTCAAGATCCATTAGAACGATATAATAGTTACCAAAGTTGTATTGTCAACGGTGTTAGATTTCGCTGCAAAGCATATGATGATGCCCTTCGGACACAGTGTTCTGGAGTTTGCACCGAGGGTGATCATGATAGTGATGACATTGTGTACTATGGAACCTTAACAGAGATTTTGCAGCTGTCATACCAATTCAATCGAAAAGTTTTTTTATTTCGATGCAAGTGGTATAACTCTAATCCAAAAGGTAGATCAATCTATGTGGATAACAATATGACATCCGTGAATACATCAACAGATTGGTATCCTACCGAGCCGTTTATTTTGGCAACTCAAGCTCAACAAGTTTTTTATCTTCGTGATATAAAGCGTGGTTCAGACTGGAGGTTTGTCCAGAAAGTAAATCATAGGAATCTGTACGACATTCCTGAATTATGTGAAGTGTCAAATTATCAACCAAGTAATGATGTGTTCCAAGAAGAAGAATCAATTCAATTACCACCTTTTAAACCAATTGAAGATTTGATTGAAAGCTCATCATTAGTTCGAAAAGATGTTGCATCTTTAAGTGTTTCAGGTGAACTTGTCGATAAATTAATCGTCAACAATGAAAAACAACCTTCTTATGAAGAAGATGATTCAGAGGAAACTGAACTAAGTGAAGGTTATGATGATGGAGATATTTTCTTGAATGATAGTGAAATACTTTGTTCGAGTGACGATGACAGTGACGAAACTTTTGACACAGAGTCAGATGCATGA
- the LOC141663841 gene encoding uncharacterized protein LOC141663841 isoform X2, with protein sequence MSIKVVNKLTDKAFEDISRCFKEMLPEGNKIPENYYQTRKLLCEVGLGYEQIDVCRYDCSIFYGDNANVLSCPVCQCSRYIRNKIPHKRLRWFPLKDRLKHLFSSKHTSKDMRWHKEVRKLEPGILRHPADGMAWKHFDNAYPDFSADSRSVRMGLASDGFNPFSNLTSTYSLWPVILIPYNMPPWASPNGTNYLMSLLIPGPKSPGKYYDVFLKPLIEELKELWDGVDAYDSYGGCIFKLRAAVLWTISDFPGHRCYLNANHSWRKSREYDGSRELRGTPRTFTGDDILKQLEEVPNKCCKVVPCTRDGCLRQNGIWDCTSIMLETWHDQMVLLLRLILWTKLEHRNILQERGLPNSDIEIKQREEFPLWFQKKVSKMQVKKSRIVSDDLYSLSQDPLERYNSYQSCIVNGVRFRCKAYDDALRTQCSGVCTEGDHDSDDIVYYGTLTEILQLSYQFNRKVFLFRCKWYNSNPKGRSIYVDNNMTSVNTSTDWYPTEPFILATQAQQVFYLRDIKRGSDWRFVQKVNHRNLYDIPELCEVSNYQPSNDVFQEEESIQLPPFKPIEDLIESSSLVRKDVASLSVSGELVDKLIVNNEKQPSYEEDDSEETELSEGYDDGDIFLNDSEILCSSDDDSDETFDTESDA encoded by the exons ATGAGTATCAAGGTGGTTAATAAATTAACAGATAAAGCATTTGAGGATATTTCAAGGTGTTTTAAAGAGATGTTGCCTGAAGGAAATAAAATTCCGGAGAATTATTACCAAACAAGGAAGCTTCTTTGTGAAGTAGGTTTGGGATATGAGCAAATTGACGTATGTAGGTATGATTGTTCTATATTTTATGGTGATaatgcaaatgttttatcatgtCCAGTGTGTCAATGTAGTCGTTATATACGAAATAAGATCCCGCATAAACGACTTAGATGGTTTCCTCTAAAAGATCGATTAAAGCATTTGTTTAGTTCAAAACATACTTCAAAAGACATGCGATGGCATAAAGAAGTACGTAAATTGGAACCAGGTATATTACGTCATCCGGCTGATGGGATGGCATGGAAGCATTTCGATAATGCATACCCTGATTTTTCTGCAGATTCTAGGAGTGTGAGAATGGGATTGGCATCAGATGGGTTCAACCCTTTTTCAAACTTAACATCAACTTATAGTTTGTGGCCTGTGATATTAATTCCTTATAATATGCCACCTTGGGCTTCACCAAACGGTACAAATTATCTCATGTCTCTATTAATTCCAGGACCAAAATCACCCGGAAAATACTATGATGTGTTCTTGAAACCACTAATTGAAGAGCTCAAAGAGTTATGGGATGGAGTTGATGCATATGATTCATATGGTGGGTGTATATTCAAACTTAGGGCGGCGGTATTGTGGACAATCAGTGATTTTCCAG GGCATCGATGTTATTTAAATGCAAACCATTCTTGGAGAAAGAGCAGAGAATATGATGGATCCCGTGAGTTACGAGGTACTCCGAGAACTTTTACAGGCGATGACATTTTAAAACAACTGGAGGAAGTCCCG AACAAGTGTTGCAAGGTGGTCCCGTGCACTCGAGATGGATGTTTGAGACAGAACGGCATATGGGATTGTACAAGCATTATGTTAGAAACATGGCACGACCAGATGGTTCTATTGCTGAGGCTTATATTGTGGACGAAGCT TGAACACAGGAACATTTTGCAAGAGAGAGGCCTTCCAAATTCAGATATTGAAATTAAACAAAGAGAGGAATTTCCATTATGGTTCCAGAAGAAG GTGTCAAAAATGCAAGTGAAAAAATCAAGGATTGTTAGTGATGATTTGTACTCTTTATCTCAAGATCCATTAGAACGATATAATAGTTACCAAAGTTGTATTGTCAACGGTGTTAGATTTCGCTGCAAAGCATATGATGATGCCCTTCGGACACAGTGTTCTGGAGTTTGCACCGAGGGTGATCATGATAGTGATGACATTGTGTACTATGGAACCTTAACAGAGATTTTGCAGCTGTCATACCAATTCAATCGAAAAGTTTTTTTATTTCGATGCAAGTGGTATAACTCTAATCCAAAAGGTAGATCAATCTATGTGGATAACAATATGACATCCGTGAATACATCAACAGATTGGTATCCTACCGAGCCGTTTATTTTGGCAACTCAAGCTCAACAAGTTTTTTATCTTCGTGATATAAAGCGTGGTTCAGACTGGAGGTTTGTCCAGAAAGTAAATCATAGGAATCTGTACGACATTCCTGAATTATGTGAAGTGTCAAATTATCAACCAAGTAATGATGTGTTCCAAGAAGAAGAATCAATTCAATTACCACCTTTTAAACCAATTGAAGATTTGATTGAAAGCTCATCATTAGTTCGAAAAGATGTTGCATCTTTAAGTGTTTCAGGTGAACTTGTCGATAAATTAATCGTCAACAATGAAAAACAACCTTCTTATGAAGAAGATGATTCAGAGGAAACTGAACTAAGTGAAGGTTATGATGATGGAGATATTTTCTTGAATGATAGTGAAATACTTTGTTCGAGTGACGATGACAGTGACGAAACTTTTGACACAGAGTCAGATGCATGA
- the LOC141663841 gene encoding uncharacterized protein LOC141663841 isoform X3, giving the protein MSIKVVNKLTDKAFEDISRCFKEMLPEGNKIPENYYQTRKLLCEVGLGYEQIDVCRYDCSIFYGDNANVLSCPVCQCSRYIRNKIPHKRLRWFPLKDRLKHLFSSKHTSKDMRWHKEVRKLEPGILRHPADGMAWKHFDNAYPDFSADSRSVRMGLASDGFNPFSNLTSTYSLWPVILIPYNMPPWASPNGTNYLMSLLIPGPKSPGKYYDVFLKPLIEELKELWDGVDAYDSYGGCIFKLRAAVLWTISDFPGYAYLSGWSTAGKLACPVCLEDTRSRRITDKQCFTGHRCYLNANHSWRKSREYDGSRELRGTPRTFTGDDILKQLEEVPVRTTGKAPISSSKKCKRAANELNWSKRSVLFDLPYWSKLLLRHNLDVMHIEKNVCDNIIGTLLDIEGKSKDNLKARKDLQDLNIREELWLKKTANNKFEKPHASYTFTKEECKSFCQFIQSVRVPDGYASNISRCATDSNKLKGMKTHDCHVLLHKILRTLQPYLTKNIRGTLIELCQFFSKKLCKNNSNI; this is encoded by the coding sequence ATGAGTATCAAGGTGGTTAATAAATTAACAGATAAAGCATTTGAGGATATTTCAAGGTGTTTTAAAGAGATGTTGCCTGAAGGAAATAAAATTCCGGAGAATTATTACCAAACAAGGAAGCTTCTTTGTGAAGTAGGTTTGGGATATGAGCAAATTGACGTATGTAGGTATGATTGTTCTATATTTTATGGTGATaatgcaaatgttttatcatgtCCAGTGTGTCAATGTAGTCGTTATATACGAAATAAGATCCCGCATAAACGACTTAGATGGTTTCCTCTAAAAGATCGATTAAAGCATTTGTTTAGTTCAAAACATACTTCAAAAGACATGCGATGGCATAAAGAAGTACGTAAATTGGAACCAGGTATATTACGTCATCCGGCTGATGGGATGGCATGGAAGCATTTCGATAATGCATACCCTGATTTTTCTGCAGATTCTAGGAGTGTGAGAATGGGATTGGCATCAGATGGGTTCAACCCTTTTTCAAACTTAACATCAACTTATAGTTTGTGGCCTGTGATATTAATTCCTTATAATATGCCACCTTGGGCTTCACCAAACGGTACAAATTATCTCATGTCTCTATTAATTCCAGGACCAAAATCACCCGGAAAATACTATGATGTGTTCTTGAAACCACTAATTGAAGAGCTCAAAGAGTTATGGGATGGAGTTGATGCATATGATTCATATGGTGGGTGTATATTCAAACTTAGGGCGGCGGTATTGTGGACAATCAGTGATTTTCCAGGTTATGCATACTTGTCGGGATGGAGCACTGCTGGAAAATTAGCATGTCCCGTGTGTTTGGAAGATACAAGATCTAGAAGAATAACTGACAAACAATGTTTCACAGGGCATCGATGTTATTTAAATGCAAACCATTCTTGGAGAAAGAGCAGAGAATATGATGGATCCCGTGAGTTACGAGGTACTCCGAGAACTTTTACAGGCGATGACATTTTAAAACAACTGGAGGAAGTCCCGGTACGTACAACTGGTAAAGCACCAATTAGTTCTTCTAAAAAATGTAAACGTGCAGCCAATGAGTTAAATTGGAGTAAAAGGAGTGTTCTCTTTGACTTACCATATTGGTCAAAACTTTTACTCCGTCACAATCTCGATGTGATGCACATAGAAAAAAATGTATGTGATAATATTATAGGTACCCTTCTAGATATTGAAGGTAAATCTAAAGATAATCTAAAAGCTCGTAAAGATTTACAAGACTTAAATATTCGTGAAGAACTTTGGTTGAAAAAGACCGCtaataataaatttgaaaaacCCCATGCTAGTTATACTTTTACAAAAGAAGAGTGTAAAAGTTTTTGCCAATTTATTCAGAGTGTCAGAGTACCAGATGGGTATGCTTCAAATATAAGCCGTTGTGCTACTGATAGTAATAAGCTCAAGGGAATGAAAACTCATGATTGTCATGTTTTACTTCATAAGATTCTACGAACATTACAACCTTACTTGACGAAGAACATTCGTGGAACTTTGATTGAGTTATGTcagtttttttcaaaaaaattgtGCAAAAACAATTCGAATATCTGA
- the LOC141667607 gene encoding uncharacterized protein LOC141667607 → MPPKFNRLPSLAKAKGTAYSLIGLCIMSPGRRTTRSIARNQKEIPTKDTNVCTIESKGDSLTDAKTIEPSAKTRLAGENDNKTRAATRGMGTSRIAKASATGKLSVVFDADCRQPICNNAEKFNNEIGFIVRNHGTFSYKDWRLVPQEVRAPLRNYLLENFDIDLQDKTTILCIDDQMRKAWKTHKYKLHMYFKCIGGIKNVEMAKKKRHPHLNEDQQEDWEILCDRWCTDDFKERAVKNTINRSKRPWESKNGSVSTTRHHIWRGMELTSSTGQIETWRLNHFDKNGWTGPGLQELYDKMIDIRESYSPEEMSDKEFMEAVLGRDSVHLRGWGRSAGKTNKRACGTNIESNKPSYQELVQQLNEANNSLDEVVNVLRQNNLMAPPKTSPINDDLDANLNDLF, encoded by the exons ATGCCTCCAAAGTTTAACCGCCTCCCAAGTTTAGCCAAAGCTAAGGGTACTGCTTATTCTCTAATCG GACTATGTATCATGTCGCCTGGACGCCGCACCACTCGGTCTATTGCACGTAATCAAAAAGAGATACCAACAAAAGATACAAATGTCTGTACAATTGAATCAAAAGGAGACAGTCTTACTGATGCTAAGACTATAGAACCCAGTGCAAAAACTCGGTTGGCAGGTGAAAATGATAACAAAACAAGAGCAG CAACTCGTGGAATGGGGACTTCAAGAATTGCTAAGGCATCCGCAACAGGAAAGCTATCAGTTGTTTTTGATGCAGATTGTCGCCAACCAATATGTAATAATGCAGAGAAATTTAATAATGAGATTGGATTTATTGTTCGTAATCATGGTACATTTTCTTATAAAGATTGGAGACTCGTTCCTCAAGAGGTCAGAGCACCACTACGTAATTATCTTTTG GAAAATTTTGACATTGACTTGCAGGATAAAACTACTATATTGTGCATTGATGATCAAATGAGAAAAGCATGGAAAACGCACAAGTATAAGTTGCATATGTATTTTAAATGCATTGGAGGTATAAAAAATGTAGAGATGGCGAAGAAAAAACGACATCCACACCTAAATGAGGACCAACAAGAAGATTGGGAGATCTTATGTGATCGATGGTGCACTGATGATTTTAAG GAAAGAGCTGTTAAAAATACCATCAATCGATCTAAAAGACCATGGGAGTCTAAAAATGGATCAGTGTCAACAACACGCCATCATATTTGGCGTGGAATGGAATTAACTTCTTCAACAGGACAAATTGAAACATGGCGTCTAAATCATTTTGATAAAAATGGATGGACTGGTCCAGGCCTTCAAGAGCTATAT GATAAAATGATAGATATTAGAGAAAGTTATTCTCCAGAAGAAATGTCAGATAAAGAATTCATGGAAGCAGTCCTTGGTCGTGATTCTGTACATTTACGAGGATGGGGAAGATCTGCTGGAAAAACCAACAAAAGAGCCTGTGGTACTAATATCGAGTCTAATAAACCGAGTTATCAAGAGTTAGTTCAACAGCTTAATGAGGCCAATAATAGTCTTGACGAAGTTGTTAACGTGCTACGCCAAAACAACCTTATGGCACCACCAAAGACATCTCCCATAAATGATGATTTGGATGCAAatttaaatgatttattttaa